GGCAGCAGCCCGGCCCGTACGGCCAGCCCGGTCCCTACGGGCAGCAGCCGAACCCCTACGGGCAGCCGGGCCCCTACGGGCAGCAGCCGAACCCCTACGGGGGCTACCCGACCCAGCCCCAGTACCCCGGAGTCACGGGCACCGGGCCGGGCGGCCCCGGCGGCAACGCGTCGAAGAAGAAGACCCTCATGGTCGTCGCGGGCTCGCTGGCCGCCCTCCTCGTCGTCGGCGGCGTCTCCTGGTGGGCGCTCAGCGGCGACGACGAGCAGCAGAAGACGACCGTCGCCCAGCCGTCCGGCTCCCCGTCCGAGCCGGCCCCGTCCGTGTCCGAGGACAAGGGCGACGGCACCGGCGGCGACCGCGAGGTGGACGACGACCTGAACGCGGGGCGCAAGCCAGGCGAGGCCAAGGTCGAGTGGCTCCTCAAGAACGACGTGGACCTGCCGCGCAACGGCGCCGACGTGTACGGCCCCTGGGTCGTCGGCGACACGATCGTCAAGGCCATGTACCGGAGCATCGAGGGCTTCTCCGCCGCCGACGGCAAGAAGAAGTGGAGCGTCCCCTTCACCACGGACGTCTGCGAGGCCGCGAACGCGCCCACCGCGAACGGCGTCATCGTCCTCGGCCTCAAGGACGGCACCGGCGACCGCGCCGACTGCCGCGTACTCCAGCAGGTCGACCTCAAGGCGGGCAAGGCCGGCTGGAAGACCGAGGTGCCCAAGGCCACCGGGTTCAGCGCGCTATCCGACCCCACCCTCGCCATCGCGGGCAACACCGTCGCCGCCGCGGGCACGGGCAACTCCTACGGGTTCTCCCTCACCGACGGCAAGCAGATCTTCGGCAAGCCCTCCGACGGCTGCCAGCCCTACGCCTTCGCGGGCGAGGGCAGCCGTCTGATCGCCGCCGCCAGCTGCCGGGTCTCCGACTACAAGAACCCGCAGCAGGAGGTCTGGGAGGTCGATCCGGCCACCGGCAAGCCCAAGTGGAAGTACCAGCTGACGCGCGGCTGGGAGGTGAACAAGGTCTACTCGGTCAGCCCGCTCGTCGTGAACGCCGTCCACGATGAGAAGAAGCAGCGCACCGTCCTCGCGTTCACCGACTCGGGCAAGCTGCGCTCCCAGCTGTCCGGCGGCAGCGACAAGTTCCGCGCCCCCTGCGGCGGTGGCGGCCTCATCGTCTTCGGCCAGCGCCTCCAGGGCTGCACCGGCGTCGCGGCCGACGCGAACACGTTCTACATGTCGACCGAGCCGACCAGCCTGACGCGCGGCACCAACCACGTCGTGGCGTTCGACCTGAACACCGGCAAGCCCAAGTGGCGCGCCACGGCCGGCGCGGAGAAGACGATGCTCCCGATGCGCCTCGACGGCGGCAAGCTCATCGTCTACATCGAGGGCTCCTGGGACCGGGGCGGCGCCATCGCCTCCCTCGCCCCGACCGGCGGCCAGCCGACCGTGCTGCTCCAGCACCCGGAGTCCGTCGCCCGCATCGAGCGCGACTTCTGGCAGCCCCGGTACCTGTACGCCGACGGCCGGTCCTTCATCGCCAGCGGCCGGGTCAGCGCCCGGGGCGACAAGGCCGAGCTGGAGACCAAGACCATGATCGCCTTCGGCAGGTAACGCGTCGGCCCGGCCCCGCCGGTCGTCGGCCCGCCCCCGGTCGGCCCGCACCGGCCGGGGCGCGGGCCGCACCCACGACTTCCTTCCCCAGAGCTTCCGCAGAGGTACGCACCGATGACGCAACCGCCCCCGCCGCCCAACCAGCCCCCGGGCCCGCCCAGCGAGCCGCCCGGCCCGCCCCCGCAGGGCGGCTTCGGCGCCCCGCAGGACCCGCCGTCCGGCGGTTTCGGCGCGCCGCAGGACCCGCCGCCCGGTGGTTTCGGCGCCCCGCAGGACCCGCCGTCCGGCGGCTTCGGCGCGCCCACCCCGCCGCCGCAGGGCACCCCCGCGTACGGCTACCCGCAGGCCCCCCAGGGCCCGGGCGCCCCGCAGGGCCCCGGCGGACCGGCCCCCGTGCCGCCGCCCGGCCAGCCCGCGACCCCGGCGTACGGCTACCCGGGCCAGCCGCCCGTACAGCCGCCGCCCGGCATGCCCGGCCAGCCGCCCGCGTACGGCTACCCGACCGCGCCCATGCACCAGATGGCCCCTCAGCCCGGCATGCCCGGCGGCCCGGCGGGACAGGGCGGGCGCGGCAGGCTGTCCGCCCAGATGAAGATCATCATCGCGGCGGCCGTCGCCGTGGCGCTCATCGTCGGCGCCGGTGCCTGGTACGCCACCAGCAAGGGCGACGACCCGGCCGAGAACACCGCCAACAGCAGCACCGGCACGAGCGGCGGCGGCGAGAACGGCGGCGACGACGGTGGCGCCAAGGCCCCCGACGGCGCGGGCAAGGAGAAGGTGCCCGCCAACACGCAGGCGAAGGTCGCGTTCTCCGTCCCGGCGCCCGTCGTCGCCGACACGGTGACCGCCACCGGCTCGTGGCTGACCGACAAGACGTACGCCAAGTCCGGCGTCAACGAGGTCGTCGGCTACGACGCGGCCAAGGGCACCAAGCTGTGGACCGTGCCGCTGCCCGGCGAGCTGTGCGCCGCGAGCCGCCATGTGAAGGACAACAAGACCGCCGTGGTCTTCCAGCCGTCCAAGCCGACGCCGCAGAACAAGTACCCGGGCTGCTCCGAGGTCGGGGTGTTCGACCTGGACGCCGGCAAGATGCTGTGGACCAAGTCCGTCACGGGCGCCACGCGCGGCGAGCGCAAGGTCACCTGGGACGAGGTCACCATCGGGGCCGGTACGGTCGCGGCCGGCGGCATGTACGGCGGCGCGGCCTGGGACCTGGCCACCGGCAAGGAGCTGTGGCGCCCCCAGGAGAACGCCGAGAACTGCCGTGACATGGGCTACGGCGGCGGCGAGGGCCTCGTCGCGGCCCGCAAGTGCGGTGACATCGACAACCCGACGGTGACGATCCAGAACCTCAACCCGGTCACGGGCGCGCCGCTCTCCTCGTACAAGATGCCCCCGGGTGTCGAGTACGCGTCCGTCGTCTCGACCAAGCCGCTGGTCGTCGCGGCCGACGTCGGTGACACGGCGGGCGACGGCTCCGGCATCTCGGACTTCTTCTCCATCGACGAGAACACCGGCAAGCTGAAGGTGAAGATCGCCGCCGACGCCGACCGGTACGCGGCCGAGTGCAAATCCACCAGCGTGGAGAAGTGCGAGAAGCTCGTCGTGGGCAACGGCCGCCTCTACCTGCCGACCGAGCAGCACGAGGGCTCCGGCTCGGACAGCGGTCCCTCCCGGGTCAACGAGGTCGTCGCCTTCGACCTGACCACCGGGCAGCTCACCGGCCAGCGGCTGGACTCGGGCAAGCACCGCGAGGTCATCCCGGTCCGGATGGACGGAGGCAACCTCATCGCGTACAAGTCGCCCGCGTACGAGATCGGCGGTCAGGTCGTCAGCGTGGACGGCGCCTCCTTCAAGGAGACGGTCCTGCTGAACACCCCGGTGGAGCGGTCGATCAACAACGCCGAGCAGACCCTCTCCGACCGTGAGGCCCTCCTCTACCGCGACGGACGGCTGTACATGGGCGACTATTTCATCTCGAAGCCCTCCACGGTGGTGAAGGAGACGCGCTACCTCGCGCTGGTGTTC
This genomic window from Streptomyces thermolilacinus SPC6 contains:
- a CDS encoding outer membrane protein assembly factor BamB family protein, yielding MTQPPSQQPPQGGSGSPQDPNGVPQPPSAPPAQPPAAPAQPPAPFAKPEAQPPAQPQQPPAAPAEPAAGYGFPQAPGQPPAPGYGYPQAPGQQPGQPGPYGQQPGPYGQPGPYGQQPNPYGQPGPYGQQPNPYGGYPTQPQYPGVTGTGPGGPGGNASKKKTLMVVAGSLAALLVVGGVSWWALSGDDEQQKTTVAQPSGSPSEPAPSVSEDKGDGTGGDREVDDDLNAGRKPGEAKVEWLLKNDVDLPRNGADVYGPWVVGDTIVKAMYRSIEGFSAADGKKKWSVPFTTDVCEAANAPTANGVIVLGLKDGTGDRADCRVLQQVDLKAGKAGWKTEVPKATGFSALSDPTLAIAGNTVAAAGTGNSYGFSLTDGKQIFGKPSDGCQPYAFAGEGSRLIAAASCRVSDYKNPQQEVWEVDPATGKPKWKYQLTRGWEVNKVYSVSPLVVNAVHDEKKQRTVLAFTDSGKLRSQLSGGSDKFRAPCGGGGLIVFGQRLQGCTGVAADANTFYMSTEPTSLTRGTNHVVAFDLNTGKPKWRATAGAEKTMLPMRLDGGKLIVYIEGSWDRGGAIASLAPTGGQPTVLLQHPESVARIERDFWQPRYLYADGRSFIASGRVSARGDKAELETKTMIAFGR
- a CDS encoding outer membrane protein assembly factor BamB family protein, whose translation is MTQPPPPPNQPPGPPSEPPGPPPQGGFGAPQDPPSGGFGAPQDPPPGGFGAPQDPPSGGFGAPTPPPQGTPAYGYPQAPQGPGAPQGPGGPAPVPPPGQPATPAYGYPGQPPVQPPPGMPGQPPAYGYPTAPMHQMAPQPGMPGGPAGQGGRGRLSAQMKIIIAAAVAVALIVGAGAWYATSKGDDPAENTANSSTGTSGGGENGGDDGGAKAPDGAGKEKVPANTQAKVAFSVPAPVVADTVTATGSWLTDKTYAKSGVNEVVGYDAAKGTKLWTVPLPGELCAASRHVKDNKTAVVFQPSKPTPQNKYPGCSEVGVFDLDAGKMLWTKSVTGATRGERKVTWDEVTIGAGTVAAGGMYGGAAWDLATGKELWRPQENAENCRDMGYGGGEGLVAARKCGDIDNPTVTIQNLNPVTGAPLSSYKMPPGVEYASVVSTKPLVVAADVGDTAGDGSGISDFFSIDENTGKLKVKIAADADRYAAECKSTSVEKCEKLVVGNGRLYLPTEQHEGSGSDSGPSRVNEVVAFDLTTGQLTGQRLDSGKHREVIPVRMDGGNLIAYKSPAYEIGGQVVSVDGASFKETVLLNTPVERSINNAEQTLSDREALLYRDGRLYMGDYFISKPSTVVKETRYLALVFTTQ